A window of the Pangasianodon hypophthalmus isolate fPanHyp1 chromosome 12, fPanHyp1.pri, whole genome shotgun sequence genome harbors these coding sequences:
- the foxh1 gene encoding forkhead box protein H1: MTKLRGGAEWRGALSPHRESGVRLQISTTPRCTGTSEETLRPNSGAMDGVLAQHSGAMGSVLPQLTGPEEKPVPGLMDESRAGTHGASRLPADQHAGEWAPNAGKKKNYQRYPKPPYSYLAMIAMVIQNSPQKKLTLSQILKEISTLFPFFKGNYKGWRDSVRHNLSSYDCFVKVLKDPGKPQGKGNFWAVEVSRVPLELLKRQNTAVSRQDETIFAQDLAPYILQGHTPAQQDETQPAAPDLPIRRPSPAPEDLYRPKLDSSFAIDSLLHSFRPADALRGRGDGWGTESNHRSPRPRYFSSNRSASASSASPASSSSSDEDWRGMTRFEVRKRVTDGGPHGADGYDDYFPPSKVAKRGGSAPPPWELPTSYAKYTPPNAVAPPSMRFNTNPFIPLGSVPFYSHHVAPNHFGAHSYWPLLSSGRVSLQAPPLLMDLDSMLQSVPPNKSVFDVHTPPNQYGPPFSKYS; this comes from the exons atGACAAAGCTCCGGGGGGGAGCGGAGTGGCGCGGCGCGCTCAGCCCGCACAGGGAGTCCGGAGTCCGGCTACAGATCTCAACCACGCCGCGGTGCACCGGGACCTCCGAGGAAACTTTGCGCCCGAACTCCGGGGCCATGGACGGGGTTTTGGCGCAACACAGCGGGGCAATGGGGAGTGTGTTACCACAGCTAACCGGCCCCGAAGAGAAACCTGTACCCGGATTGATGGACGAGTCTCGGGCCGGGACTCACGGTGCCTCCCGACTCCCCGCGGATCAGCACGCCGGCGAATGGGCGCCGAACGCGGGCAAGAAGAAGAACTATCAGCGCTACCCGAAACCGCCGTATTCTTACCTGGCCATGATCGCCATGGTGATCCAGAACTCACCCCAGAAGaagctcactctctctcag ATCCTGAAAGAGATAAGTACGCTCTTCCCCTTCTTCAAAGGGAACTACAAAGGATGGAGAGATTCGGTGCGGCACAACCTGTCCTCCTACGACTGCTTCGTCAAG GTGCTGAAGGATCCGGGGAAGCCTCAGGGGAAGGGGAATTTCTGGGCTGTGGAGGTGAGCAGGGTCCCTCTGGAGCTGCTGAAGAGGCAGAACACGGCCGTGTCCAGACAAGACGAAACCATCTTCGCCCAGGACCTGGCGCCCTACATCCTGCAAGGGCACACTCCTGCTCAGCAAGATGAAACGCAGCCCGCCGCGCCTGACCTGCCCATCCGGCGCCCGTCCCCTGCTCCAGAAGACCTTTATCGTCCCAAACTGGACTCGTCCTTCGCTATCGATTCGCTCTTGCACAGCTTTAGACCGGCGGACGCGCTCAGGGGTCGAGGTGACGGATGGGGGACGGAGTCTAATCATCGCTCGCCACGCCCTCGATATTTTTCATCCAATCGGAGCGCGTCAGCCAGTTCCGCCAGTCCTGCGTCTTCCTCGTCGTCCGATGAAGACTGGAGAGGGATGACGCGATTCGAGGTGAGGAAACGAGTTACAGACGGAGGACCCCATGGTGCCGACGGATACGACGATTATTTCCCGCCGAGCAAAGTAGCGAAGCGCGGTGGTTCGGCGCCTCCTCCTTGGGAGCTGCCAACTTCTTATGCCAAGTACACACCCCCGAACGCCGTAGCCCCGCCCAGCATGCGCTTCAACACGAACCCTTTCATCCCTCTCGGCTCCGTTCCGTTCTACAGCCATCATGTCGCGCCCAATCACTTCGGCGCCCATTCTTACTGGCCCCTGTTATCCAGTGGGCGTGTTTCGTTACAAGCTCCGCCCCTGCTGATGGACTTGGACAGTATGTTGCAGTCAGTTCCGCCCAACAAGAGTGTGTTTGACGTGCATACGCCACCAAATCAATATGGACCTCCATTTAGCAAGTATTCCTAG